The following are from one region of the Paenibacillus sp. JZ16 genome:
- a CDS encoding ABC transporter substrate-binding protein: MTRKQVRGSLLAIILLLSSILQACGGGGTSEGGESGSGEKVKIKWATWGNPGELTRFQELTKDFNKKHSDIEVEFIPIPGEYDQKILTQLTGGTAPDIFYAGDALVVKLIENQSIENLTPYMDAPESVIKKEDYFEGLWGAAVRDGQTFGVPVDCNPMVLWYNKKVLKEAGITEMPADLQANGQWTWDKFKEMSDKIRDSKKYGYVLDNSWNSYHSWVTSNGGRVYDDEGNFVAASDPKAMEAFRFLYDNVKSKNITFSGTLPKGQGGDAMFMSNQVGFVAAGRWYLPLFKKNQGLEYDVVTWPTNTGNKIEPAGIPTAYMVMNKASKNKEAAYTFFSEYVSKEGQRFRLQGGGNAVPSVQGTDEVVLEGNLPEHAQLFLDAREIGYSLTPFEAGIPGLSQDITSKFEALWLKDQDLESSLKDIQDMANKKIQDYKSVKN; the protein is encoded by the coding sequence ATGACAAGGAAACAGGTGAGAGGGTCATTGCTTGCAATCATTCTTCTACTATCATCCATACTCCAAGCGTGTGGAGGCGGTGGAACATCAGAAGGTGGGGAGTCCGGAAGCGGTGAGAAGGTCAAGATCAAATGGGCGACCTGGGGAAATCCCGGCGAGCTTACCCGCTTTCAGGAGCTCACGAAGGACTTTAATAAGAAGCACTCGGACATTGAGGTCGAATTTATTCCGATTCCGGGCGAATATGATCAGAAAATATTAACCCAATTAACAGGAGGGACCGCCCCGGATATCTTCTATGCAGGGGACGCCTTGGTCGTGAAACTGATCGAGAATCAGAGCATTGAGAATTTGACGCCGTATATGGACGCACCGGAAAGCGTGATCAAGAAGGAGGATTATTTTGAAGGCTTGTGGGGCGCAGCCGTTCGGGACGGTCAGACCTTCGGGGTGCCGGTGGACTGTAATCCGATGGTGCTGTGGTACAACAAGAAGGTGCTGAAGGAAGCAGGGATCACCGAGATGCCGGCCGACCTTCAGGCGAACGGACAGTGGACCTGGGACAAATTCAAGGAAATGTCGGACAAGATTCGGGACAGCAAAAAGTACGGCTACGTGCTGGATAACTCCTGGAACAGCTATCACAGCTGGGTTACTTCCAACGGCGGCCGGGTATACGACGACGAAGGGAACTTCGTAGCGGCTTCGGATCCGAAGGCGATGGAGGCGTTCCGCTTCCTGTACGACAACGTGAAATCCAAAAACATTACCTTCTCCGGCACGCTTCCCAAAGGGCAGGGCGGGGATGCCATGTTTATGTCCAACCAGGTCGGATTCGTTGCTGCAGGCCGCTGGTACCTGCCGCTGTTCAAGAAGAATCAAGGACTTGAATATGACGTGGTCACATGGCCAACCAATACCGGCAATAAAATCGAGCCGGCCGGTATCCCGACCGCATACATGGTGATGAACAAGGCATCGAAGAATAAGGAAGCGGCATACACCTTCTTCTCCGAGTACGTAAGCAAAGAGGGTCAACGTTTCCGCCTGCAGGGCGGCGGCAATGCGGTCCCGTCGGTACAGGGAACGGATGAAGTGGTGCTGGAAGGCAATCTGCCGGAGCATGCCCAGTTATTCCTGGACGCGCGTGAGATCGGGTATTCCCTGACTCCGTTCGAGGCCGGTATTCCCGGACTTAGCCAGGATATTACGTCCAAGTTCGAGGCGTTGTGGCTGAAAGATCAGGATCTGGAAAGCTCCTTGAAGGATATTCAGGATATGGCCAACAAGAAAATTCAGGATTACAAGAGCGTCAAGAATTGA
- a CDS encoding response regulator: MPFKVLLIDDEPGALEGLALWIDWERLGFSVCGTAGNGVEGLKMIHGLAPDLVITDVNMPLMDGLHMIETWQQHYRDSGVKFAIMSGYSEFEYARKALRHGIHHYMLKPIIAEEAEEELGKIHAELMQEHRRLSLSAIAKREEDVSLIMQTLLEMPLRASGLSRLQVLSSAHQEWNVCLIQAESALFPDVKETVARLSAHANSEYVIDLESNRLGLVNGYSPDNGSVPSGTIRELVRHYAGQRLFMAVGEGQQSLVHIRRCYETAKEAIEHQFYDPAYGGMISYEEVRDRPFHYRYPTNLMDDVIRSVELLDKKGYREAAGLAASRFAEQRIAPGIVKKMVIHVLYKIMDLVREAEGAEARILAAKSNAAGLTDGTFHLNDLMGELLRFGEECIELLLKEQARHSQGIIQEINDYIRQHYRENLTIKRLAELFYLHPVYLGQLLMRKNGIGFNELIHNLRIEEAAALLKQNKLKNSEIAERVGYTHYNQFLKHFEKRWGMAPNEFKKKMF, translated from the coding sequence ATGCCTTTCAAAGTGCTGCTGATCGATGACGAACCGGGTGCGCTGGAAGGGCTGGCGCTGTGGATCGATTGGGAACGCTTGGGGTTTAGCGTCTGCGGAACCGCGGGCAACGGAGTGGAAGGCTTGAAGATGATTCATGGGCTTGCGCCGGATTTGGTCATTACCGATGTAAACATGCCGCTAATGGACGGGCTTCATATGATTGAAACCTGGCAGCAGCACTACCGGGATAGCGGTGTGAAATTTGCCATCATGAGCGGCTACAGTGAATTTGAATATGCAAGGAAGGCATTGCGGCACGGCATCCATCACTACATGCTGAAGCCTATTATTGCAGAGGAAGCCGAGGAGGAGCTCGGCAAGATTCATGCTGAGCTGATGCAGGAGCATCGCAGATTAAGCCTGAGCGCGATTGCTAAGAGGGAAGAGGATGTTTCGCTGATCATGCAAACGCTCTTGGAGATGCCGCTTAGGGCTAGCGGCCTGTCGAGGCTTCAGGTTTTATCCTCCGCCCATCAAGAGTGGAACGTATGTCTGATCCAAGCAGAGTCTGCCTTGTTTCCTGACGTCAAGGAAACCGTCGCCCGCTTGTCAGCCCACGCGAATTCGGAGTATGTCATCGATCTGGAATCGAACCGGCTTGGTTTGGTGAACGGTTATTCCCCTGACAACGGGAGCGTACCCTCAGGCACGATCCGCGAGCTGGTCCGCCATTATGCAGGACAGCGGCTGTTTATGGCTGTAGGAGAAGGCCAGCAGTCTCTGGTGCATATCCGTCGCTGCTACGAAACCGCCAAGGAAGCCATCGAGCATCAATTTTACGATCCGGCGTACGGCGGGATGATTTCATATGAAGAGGTACGGGATCGGCCGTTTCATTATCGTTACCCCACGAACCTGATGGATGATGTCATCAGGTCCGTGGAACTCCTAGACAAGAAGGGATACCGCGAGGCTGCCGGATTGGCTGCGTCCAGGTTTGCGGAGCAGCGAATCGCGCCGGGGATCGTGAAGAAAATGGTGATCCATGTTTTGTATAAAATCATGGATTTGGTGAGGGAGGCGGAAGGTGCGGAAGCTCGAATCCTGGCAGCCAAATCCAATGCAGCTGGATTAACGGACGGAACCTTCCATTTGAACGACTTGATGGGAGAGCTGCTGCGCTTCGGGGAAGAGTGCATCGAGCTTCTTCTCAAGGAGCAGGCCCGGCATTCGCAAGGCATAATCCAGGAGATTAACGATTATATTCGGCAGCACTACCGGGAGAATCTGACCATTAAGCGATTGGCGGAGCTTTTTTATCTGCATCCCGTCTATCTCGGCCAGCTGCTGATGCGTAAGAATGGGATTGGCTTCAACGAACTCATACATAATTTGCGGATTGAGGAAGCGGCCGCGCTGTTGAAGCAGAACAAGCTGAAGAACAGCGAAATCGCCGAAAGGGTCGGCTACACCCACTACAACCAATTCCTTAAGCATTTCGAAAAAAGATGGGGCATGGCACCGAATGAGTTCAAGAAGAAGATGTTCTAA
- a CDS encoding carbohydrate ABC transporter permease codes for MIHRGLRMSTVVLHIVLVLGACMMALPFVWMVLSSLKDLSQVFVVPPKWIPDPFIWSNYKDSLTALPFGRAYFNSFYINIIVVVSQLVTCSMAAYAFAKITYPFREPLFILFLATMMVPGQVTIIPLYLIMKNIGWLDTHLAIIVPSALLNAFGVFLLRQFFRGIPKEMEEAAIVDGANRWTIYARIMLPLIKPALSALGIFTFLGMWNNFFNPLIFLSSTDKFTVPMMLNLYRGMYSTDWTLMMAGASIALVPVLIVYIIGQKYIIEGVTLSGIKG; via the coding sequence ATGATACATCGGGGATTGAGGATGTCCACCGTGGTGCTGCATATCGTGCTGGTCCTAGGCGCCTGCATGATGGCCCTGCCGTTTGTGTGGATGGTGCTGAGCTCGCTCAAGGATTTGTCGCAAGTATTCGTCGTTCCGCCCAAGTGGATTCCGGACCCGTTCATCTGGTCCAACTATAAGGATTCACTGACGGCGCTGCCGTTCGGGCGTGCGTATTTCAACAGCTTCTACATCAATATAATCGTCGTGGTTTCACAGCTGGTTACCTGCTCCATGGCGGCTTATGCTTTTGCCAAAATCACGTACCCGTTCCGGGAGCCGCTGTTCATTCTGTTTCTGGCAACCATGATGGTGCCCGGACAAGTGACCATTATTCCGCTTTATCTGATCATGAAAAATATCGGATGGCTGGATACGCATCTGGCGATTATCGTCCCTTCTGCGCTGCTGAACGCCTTCGGGGTGTTTCTGCTCCGGCAATTCTTCAGAGGCATTCCGAAGGAGATGGAAGAGGCTGCCATCGTGGACGGTGCGAATCGCTGGACGATCTACGCCCGGATCATGCTTCCTCTAATCAAACCGGCTTTATCGGCACTCGGAATTTTCACCTTTCTCGGGATGTGGAACAACTTCTTTAACCCGCTGATATTTCTCAGCAGCACGGATAAGTTTACCGTGCCGATGATGCTGAATTTGTACCGGGGCATGTATTCAACGGATTGGACACTGATGATGGCGGGGGCCTCCATTGCGCTCGTCCCGGTTCTCATCGTGTATATCATCGGGCAGAAATATATTATTGAAGGCGTTACTTTATCCGGAATTAAGGGGTAG
- a CDS encoding carbohydrate ABC transporter permease, translating to MNTQPAGSSGAAPSPERIPERRTTLKSKTSDGLWGYFFIFPQMIGLIAFSLVPLISAFVISMMNWDGMGAKKFIGLQNFVSQLQDEEFHIALVNTVYYTILSVPTGIVLAMLVAVGLNRVRGKILYRLIYFMPNITMSVAVAVVFMWLFNADFGLINMYLQQWFGITGPSWLTDSRYVMPSIALLSVWMGLGGNMVLFLAGLQGISRSYYEAAEIDGAGKWQQLIHITIPLLSPTTFFVTIMSIIGSFQVFDQSFVMTSGGPAKASYTLVYHIYETAFADFTFGKSTASAVILFVMILSLTLFQMKMSKRWVHYED from the coding sequence ATGAACACGCAGCCTGCAGGAAGCTCCGGAGCCGCTCCTTCTCCGGAGCGGATTCCGGAGAGGAGAACGACCTTAAAGAGCAAGACGTCCGACGGTTTATGGGGCTACTTTTTTATCTTTCCCCAGATGATCGGCTTGATCGCTTTTTCATTGGTCCCTCTCATCTCGGCTTTTGTCATCAGCATGATGAACTGGGACGGCATGGGAGCCAAGAAGTTTATCGGTCTCCAAAATTTCGTGTCCCAGCTTCAGGATGAGGAGTTCCACATCGCACTGGTGAACACGGTGTATTACACGATTTTGTCGGTACCGACAGGCATCGTTCTCGCCATGCTGGTAGCGGTAGGCTTGAACCGGGTTCGAGGGAAGATTCTGTACCGGCTGATCTACTTCATGCCGAACATTACGATGTCCGTTGCCGTCGCCGTTGTGTTTATGTGGCTGTTCAACGCCGACTTCGGCCTTATTAACATGTACCTGCAGCAGTGGTTCGGGATAACGGGCCCCTCCTGGCTGACGGATTCCAGGTACGTGATGCCTTCGATTGCCCTGCTGAGCGTCTGGATGGGGCTGGGAGGCAACATGGTGCTGTTCCTTGCCGGGCTTCAGGGCATATCGAGAAGTTATTACGAGGCAGCCGAAATTGACGGCGCCGGCAAATGGCAGCAGCTGATCCATATTACGATACCGCTGCTGTCCCCGACGACCTTTTTCGTAACGATCATGTCCATTATCGGTTCCTTTCAGGTGTTCGACCAGTCGTTTGTCATGACCTCCGGCGGGCCGGCGAAGGCAAGTTATACGCTTGTCTATCACATCTACGAGACCGCCTTTGCGGACTTTACCTTTGGCAAGAGCACGGCATCGGCGGTCATCCTGTTCGTGATGATTCTGTCGCTTACCTTGTTCCAGATGAAAATGTCCAAGCGGTGGGTGCATTACGAAGACTGA
- a CDS encoding response regulator transcription factor, which translates to MYRVLLVDDEAIARTGLRSTFDWEKYGYRLVGEASNGQRAMKWIVNGDLDILITDIAMPVMDGLELTRRTRELCPWVKVLLLSCHSDFEYVREGIRLGASDYILKPTLDADSLGAVLDHMRLKLEEEKQMQRILTEHEQQQRLNKKKAAEKMLFQALSGEPGAIASLEARNLNGAYMLAVLQLDSDPGAGTAGVQHKDWHDEIERLMEQLYDQVPEALAVRLETDRIAVCLPLGDEANRQVLEHEAAIHLPIRCTMGLSRRYNGMDKLQEAFREASESLEGLFFHRDQQILRAEELPLTDADLAQKTSASEMHALRAALSVGNMVKTEERLQSVMQRWQPGRMKKQEVLREAEELLSLLAMFHLPGGPPLPQIGEVGKLRSVEEVKELVLQGFHALREEAMRHPLPESTLHERIVLQAVQYIKAHFAEPISLQEVADEVAVSRNYFSEMFKRVTGHNFIDYVIDLRLKRAKELLSTTSLRVYEVADRSGFNDVKYFSKLFKKLVGMTPAEYQGQHRK; encoded by the coding sequence ATGTACAGAGTGCTGCTCGTGGATGACGAAGCGATCGCGCGTACGGGACTGCGCTCGACCTTCGACTGGGAGAAATACGGTTACCGGCTTGTGGGCGAGGCCTCGAATGGACAGCGGGCCATGAAGTGGATCGTAAACGGGGATTTGGACATTCTGATCACGGATATCGCGATGCCGGTCATGGACGGGTTGGAACTGACCCGTCGGACAAGGGAGCTTTGTCCTTGGGTAAAGGTACTGCTGCTCAGCTGTCATAGCGATTTCGAATACGTGCGCGAAGGCATCAGGCTTGGCGCTTCCGATTACATTCTCAAGCCGACGCTCGATGCGGACTCTCTGGGTGCCGTGCTTGATCACATGCGTCTGAAGCTGGAAGAGGAGAAGCAGATGCAGCGGATTCTGACCGAGCATGAGCAGCAGCAGCGGCTGAATAAGAAGAAGGCCGCCGAGAAAATGCTCTTTCAGGCTCTTTCCGGAGAGCCGGGCGCAATCGCCAGCCTGGAAGCACGAAATCTTAACGGCGCTTATATGCTGGCCGTGCTCCAGCTTGATTCTGACCCAGGGGCTGGCACGGCAGGGGTGCAGCACAAGGATTGGCATGACGAGATCGAGCGATTAATGGAACAGCTGTATGACCAGGTGCCGGAGGCGCTGGCAGTTCGGCTGGAGACGGACCGGATCGCTGTATGCTTGCCGTTAGGGGACGAAGCAAATCGGCAGGTTTTAGAGCACGAAGCGGCTATCCATCTGCCGATCCGATGCACCATGGGGCTCAGCAGGAGATATAACGGCATGGATAAGCTGCAGGAAGCGTTTCGAGAAGCTAGCGAGAGCCTGGAGGGCCTCTTCTTCCATCGAGATCAACAGATTCTTCGGGCAGAGGAGCTCCCTCTTACCGATGCCGATTTGGCCCAGAAGACGTCTGCTTCCGAGATGCATGCCCTTAGAGCCGCCCTGTCGGTCGGAAACATGGTCAAAACCGAAGAGCGGCTGCAGTCGGTCATGCAGCGCTGGCAGCCCGGACGGATGAAGAAGCAGGAGGTTCTCCGGGAAGCAGAGGAACTTCTGAGCTTGCTCGCTATGTTTCATCTTCCCGGCGGCCCGCCGCTTCCGCAGATCGGGGAAGTGGGCAAGCTTCGTTCGGTGGAGGAAGTGAAAGAGCTGGTGCTCCAAGGCTTCCATGCCTTGCGTGAGGAGGCTATGCGGCACCCCTTACCGGAATCCACGCTGCATGAGCGGATCGTGCTGCAGGCCGTTCAATATATTAAGGCCCACTTTGCCGAGCCGATCTCCTTGCAGGAGGTGGCGGACGAAGTGGCTGTAAGCCGCAACTATTTTAGCGAAATGTTTAAGCGCGTCACCGGACATAACTTCATTGACTATGTGATTGATCTGCGGCTGAAACGGGCCAAGGAGCTGCTCTCCACCACATCGCTGCGCGTGTATGAGGTAGCGGATCGCTCCGGATTCAATGACGTGAAATACTTCAGCAAACTGTTCAAGAAGTTGGTAGGCATGACGCCCGCGGAATACCAGGGACAGCATCGAAAATAA
- a CDS encoding sensor histidine kinase, whose translation MKRMFRLGNFVNDIPLKTKFFLIFVMGVLLPILVVNLIFMDRMSELIREREEQNLDISMERARKDIHNFIDGGVAVSHALSTDKTLYEMLDREYESQLDFYETFDEQLRNRVTSYIPVNNQIQRISIFTENSTIVSGGNYHVINDNVLESDWYALWKSSAHPVLVAAYRATEASNSASTVPYLSVIEKMDYFDSYSTYEKLLRIDIDLSKIYDVIVRERDYLDMYLVNENNEIIMSASSGYERGKYSAYSKLDLEQYDEEDRHVFSIGTARYVKGWKLIGINRGSRITSAMLDMQLFTVVLAAVVTLVAAVFITVMLRSYNYRVKRLSRHMQKVSNEKFDLIELDEGRDEIGGLIRNFNQMTAKMNSLINNVYKLEIQKKSLEMERVRAELNFLQSQMNPHFLFNTLNAILVVCTKNRYTDVTDIIKSLSKLLRRLLSWREDLVSVEEEIRFIEMYLKIEKFRFRDKFEYQFNIDMEALHYKIPKMSIQPLVENACKYGLQAMDGAGLVTISASVARDYLRIVITDSGKGIEQSKLRDIILSVRNEQFSGNSFGIRNVYRRLELYYDDHVIFNIASTPNQGTTVSFEIPIRLLESREHEGGEGENHAFQSAADR comes from the coding sequence ATGAAGAGAATGTTCAGGCTGGGGAATTTCGTGAACGATATTCCGTTGAAAACTAAATTTTTTCTTATTTTTGTCATGGGTGTACTGCTGCCTATTCTGGTGGTCAACCTCATCTTTATGGATCGGATGTCGGAGCTGATCCGGGAGAGAGAGGAGCAGAACCTCGATATCTCGATGGAGCGGGCTAGGAAGGATATTCATAATTTCATCGACGGCGGGGTGGCTGTAAGTCATGCGCTGAGTACGGATAAGACCCTTTACGAAATGCTCGATCGCGAGTATGAGTCCCAGCTGGACTTCTACGAAACCTTTGATGAACAGCTCCGGAATCGGGTAACGAGCTACATACCGGTTAACAACCAGATTCAGCGGATTAGCATCTTCACCGAAAATTCCACCATTGTGTCCGGCGGCAATTATCATGTGATCAACGATAACGTGCTCGAGAGCGACTGGTATGCGTTGTGGAAGAGCTCGGCCCATCCGGTGCTGGTGGCGGCATACAGGGCTACGGAGGCAAGCAATTCGGCTTCGACGGTTCCGTATTTAAGCGTCATTGAGAAGATGGATTATTTTGATAGCTATTCCACTTATGAGAAGCTGCTTCGCATCGACATCGACCTGAGCAAGATCTATGACGTTATTGTACGGGAACGCGATTATCTGGATATGTATTTGGTGAACGAGAACAATGAGATTATTATGTCGGCCAGCAGCGGTTATGAAAGAGGGAAGTACAGCGCATATTCGAAGCTTGACCTGGAGCAATACGACGAAGAGGATCGGCATGTGTTCTCGATCGGAACGGCCAGGTACGTGAAGGGGTGGAAGCTGATCGGCATCAACCGGGGGAGCCGGATTACGAGCGCCATGCTGGATATGCAGCTGTTTACCGTTGTATTGGCAGCGGTTGTTACGCTGGTTGCGGCGGTCTTTATTACCGTTATGCTCCGGTCCTACAATTACCGGGTGAAGCGTTTGTCCCGTCATATGCAGAAGGTGAGCAACGAGAAATTCGACTTGATTGAACTGGACGAAGGCCGGGACGAAATCGGCGGACTCATCCGGAATTTCAATCAGATGACAGCGAAGATGAACTCCCTGATCAACAATGTGTACAAGCTGGAGATTCAGAAGAAAAGCCTGGAGATGGAGCGGGTTCGGGCTGAATTGAACTTTTTGCAGAGCCAGATGAATCCCCATTTCCTGTTCAATACCCTGAATGCGATATTGGTGGTCTGCACGAAGAATCGATACACGGATGTGACGGATATTATCAAAAGCTTGTCCAAGCTGCTTCGCAGACTCCTGAGCTGGAGAGAGGATTTGGTCTCCGTGGAGGAGGAAATCAGATTTATCGAAATGTATCTCAAAATCGAAAAATTTCGCTTTCGGGATAAATTCGAATATCAATTCAACATCGATATGGAAGCGCTTCATTATAAAATTCCGAAAATGAGCATTCAGCCGCTCGTTGAGAATGCATGCAAATATGGCCTTCAGGCGATGGATGGAGCGGGTCTGGTGACCATAAGCGCTTCGGTTGCCCGTGATTATCTTCGCATCGTCATTACGGATAGCGGTAAGGGCATTGAGCAAAGCAAGCTACGGGACATTATTCTCTCGGTTCGCAACGAGCAGTTCTCGGGCAACAGCTTCGGCATTCGAAACGTATATCGGCGGCTGGAGCTGTACTACGACGATCATGTCATTTTCAACATTGCCAGCACCCCGAATCAAGGGACAACCGTTTCATTCGAGATTCCGATCCGGCTGTTGGAGTCTCGGGAGCATGAAGGCGGAGAGGGGGAGAACCATGCCTTTCAAAGTGCTGCTGATCGATGA
- a CDS encoding helix-turn-helix domain-containing protein: protein MFNVLLVDDEPWVLEGLRTMIDWNRFGFQICGEALSAPEALKLMEQLKPELVMTDIHMPVLNGLELIEHSKRILPLPPKFVILSGYDDFGYAHQAMRQRVAEYLLKPIDDEEIEAVLAKLSHEIRDERDAERSYRKKVGLAVHYLLNRLIREELSPDLAEQASNAMQIQGEPLLQCLLIETGITETGVDWIEWMTDYGPPSLLGCFQDNSGSIGVVLHVEHSTPDEVMETALQLQSALARELEGPVIVALSGTGEGIQAIGKLYRQSAEVRDDKRSQGRSGVFCCQEPRGDERLRGLPCGWMDELLSMIMAGEHASIESCLARIFAAMPDHLLHLRAFQADVADLELKLCRRIAEMNGDPDLFMNRLQRKLGHLRDACHKAPLKNYMRLLAFEAASQLEELSKLNEHNTIFQVIQYVDREYRSRLQLQDLARHFHMNATYLGQLFKKHAGKPFKEYLNDKRIEEAKLLLKRSGMKVSEIALHVGFPNADYFIHKFKLTTGILPSNYKNHVESKQR, encoded by the coding sequence TTGTTCAATGTACTTCTGGTGGACGATGAACCGTGGGTTCTGGAAGGACTTCGAACCATGATCGATTGGAACCGGTTTGGATTTCAAATATGCGGAGAAGCCCTGAGCGCTCCGGAAGCGCTAAAGTTAATGGAACAGTTGAAGCCCGAGCTGGTGATGACGGATATCCACATGCCAGTCCTGAACGGCCTGGAATTGATTGAGCACAGCAAACGGATACTGCCCCTTCCTCCGAAATTCGTTATTTTGAGCGGATATGATGATTTTGGATACGCGCATCAAGCCATGCGCCAACGGGTCGCCGAGTATTTGCTGAAACCGATTGATGACGAGGAGATCGAGGCAGTGCTTGCCAAGCTCAGCCATGAGATCCGGGACGAACGAGACGCTGAACGCAGCTACCGGAAGAAAGTGGGCCTTGCCGTCCATTATTTGTTGAACCGGCTCATTCGGGAAGAGTTGAGTCCTGATTTGGCCGAGCAAGCCAGCAATGCGATGCAGATCCAGGGCGAGCCGCTGCTGCAGTGCCTATTGATTGAAACAGGGATTACTGAAACGGGAGTGGATTGGATCGAATGGATGACCGATTACGGGCCACCGAGCTTACTGGGATGCTTCCAGGACAATAGCGGGAGCATCGGAGTGGTGCTGCATGTCGAGCATTCGACTCCGGATGAGGTCATGGAGACTGCGCTGCAGTTGCAGTCTGCTCTGGCCCGGGAGCTTGAAGGGCCGGTTATCGTGGCGTTAAGCGGCACAGGGGAGGGAATCCAGGCGATCGGAAAGCTTTACAGGCAAAGCGCGGAGGTGCGCGACGATAAGCGAAGCCAAGGCCGAAGCGGCGTGTTTTGTTGCCAAGAACCGAGAGGAGACGAGCGGCTCCGGGGACTTCCCTGCGGATGGATGGACGAATTGCTTTCCATGATTATGGCGGGGGAGCATGCGTCCATCGAGTCATGCTTGGCGCGGATTTTTGCGGCCATGCCCGATCATCTCCTCCACCTGAGGGCTTTTCAAGCCGATGTGGCCGATCTGGAATTGAAGCTGTGTCGAAGAATCGCGGAAATGAATGGAGATCCGGATCTATTCATGAACCGGCTGCAAAGGAAGCTTGGTCATCTGAGGGATGCTTGCCATAAAGCGCCGTTGAAGAATTATATGCGGTTGCTCGCGTTTGAGGCCGCTTCGCAGCTGGAAGAGTTAAGCAAGCTTAACGAGCACAACACCATTTTTCAAGTGATTCAGTATGTCGACCGGGAGTACCGGAGCAGGCTTCAGCTTCAGGATTTGGCACGACATTTCCATATGAACGCCACCTATTTGGGGCAGCTGTTCAAGAAGCATGCTGGCAAGCCGTTCAAGGAATACCTGAATGACAAGCGGATCGAGGAGGCCAAGCTGCTGCTGAAACGGAGCGGAATGAAGGTTTCCGAGATTGCGCTCCATGTCGGGTTCCCGAACGCGGACTATTTTATCCATAAGTTTAAGTTGACAACCGGGATTCTGCCCTCGAATTACAAGAATCATGTTGAAAGCAAGCAGCGCTAA